In Ciconia boyciana chromosome 12, ASM3463844v1, whole genome shotgun sequence, a genomic segment contains:
- the LOC140658630 gene encoding protein FAM162B-like has product MLGRLLGHSPGLWQRMARPVLHPSRATSNKAKGTQDVALQTANPGYKAFKNDRRPTNFDKKVLVWAGRFKKEEDIPKHISSEVLDAARNSVRIKVCYIMIALTLLGCLAMVITGKEAAKRDHTLLRMNMEKKAQWRAEVEKDKEAAVGKTQ; this is encoded by the exons ATGCTGGGGAggctgctggggcacagccctgggctgtGGCAGCGGATGGCTCGGCCAGTCCTGCACCCAAGCAGAGCCACCAGTAACAAAGCGAAGGGCACTCAGGACGTGGCTTTGCAGACGGCTAATCCAG GTtacaaagctttcaaaaatgaCAGAAGGCCTACAAATTTTGATAAAAAGGTGTTAGTATGGGCAGGACGctttaaaaaggaggaggacATTCCCAAGCACATATC GTCTGAGGTTCTCGACGCAGCAAGGAACAGCGTCAGGATAAAGGTTTGCTACATCATGATTGCACTGACCTTGCTGGGCTGTTTGGCCATGGTAATCACAGGCAAAGAA GCTGCTAAAAGGGATCACACGCTGCTGAGGATGAACATGGAAAAGAAGGCCCAATGGAGGGCCGAAGTGGAGAAAGATAAGGAGGCAGCTGTTGGGAAGACACAATGA